The following coding sequences are from one Helicoverpa armigera isolate CAAS_96S chromosome 2, ASM3070526v1, whole genome shotgun sequence window:
- the LOC110382486 gene encoding nuclear pore complex protein Nup85: protein MNTSSFSSAPLPGKGVDTAKTFILPDKCFQNRVGCAWGRGNKFTIYPRSQTVSKTPSNTSQDKLLNVRQDILLFTPILRKLVNESNGTFLSLQKAAETAKVSDNQVEFLKLSRQFRSIIRVCIENLQEAASKEENGIEKNNILSHITIFYSIECIWHLCEILYIDNIPGDIVLPYLLEWVRFHFPCHEQTAAQLLEACERGSEEHKDYWDTVVGMVVQGRVDVARALLKLHSAGESNEFKLVDNSLRSMPVYSVYGGISTGEFTISWKHWQAECRSKLSSRVLASQPKLELIMRIIIGDYTAFESIRNKYSSWFDILGGWVMFTAPWSRRHELGGAAAACAGMQASPRSHLDDMVRALLEGDLHQVIHEIQQISDNGWFATHLTDILFHCGKLNIMDKQQTNVTSRLRESLILEYGCLLMEHKSLWSVGLSYLASCPPEGLRRAELILERIPVETEAKAMRIIAEAKKHGLIGVAQSVCRCMSARHLSAGRLGGALCWAVRARSAGAAARAAHAALRHYTQHATLPAVDLLLTAGSAMLLSDALLFLGKYCDFHRLYKTREFKKAAHLLVSLITSKIAPEYFWETLLLDTLPLLESDEAVFTSNDTYEIMLCLELRSSSLDSEKADLLRLALARNLARTALAEGDGTEEQAQ from the exons ATGAATACCTCCAGTTTTTCTTCAGCCCCTTTGCCTGGGAAAGGTGTAGACACAGCAAAAACATTT ATCCTTCCAGACAAATGTTTCCAAAACCGTGTGGGATGCGCGTGGGGTCGAGGCAACAAGTTTACGATATACCCTCGAAGTCAGACTGTGAGCAAAACGCCATCAAATACATCGCAAGATAAACTTCTAAACGTTCGTCAAGATATTCTTCTGTTCACTCCAATACTAAGAAAACTTGTCAATGAATCCAATGGGACCTTTCTATCTCTACAAAAGGCTGCAGAAACTGCCAAGGTCTCAGATAACCAAGTGGAATTCCTCAAGCTATCTCGTCAGTTCCGATCAATAATCCGAGTGTGCATCGAAAATCTTCAGGAAGCCGCTTCCAAAGAAGAGAATGGCATTGAAAAGAATAATATTCTATCTCACATTACAATTTTCTACTCTATTGAATGTATTTGGCATTTGTGTGAGATTCTGTACATAGACAATATTCCAGGAGACATAGTGTTGCCATACCTACTGGAATGGGTGAGGTTCCACTTTCCATGTCATGAGCAGACCGCTGCCCAGTTGTTGGAGGCCTGTGAGAGGGGCTCTGAGGAGCATAAGGACTACTGGGATACTGTAGTTGGTATGGTGGTCCAGGGTCGAGTGGATGTAGCCAGAGCACTGTTGAAACTTCACTCAGCTGGGGAGAGCAATGAGTTCAAACTTGTTGATAACTCCTTGAGGAGTATGCCTGTGTATAGT GTGTATGGAGGCATTTCTACAGGAGAGTTCACAATATCCTGGAAGCACTGGCAGGCAGAGTGCAGGTCTAAGCTGAGCAGCAGGGTGCTGGCTTCACAACCTAAACTTGAGCTTATCATGAGG ATAATAATCGGTGACTACACAGCCTTCGAGTCAATTCGCAACAAGTATTCCTCTTGGTTCGACATCCTAGGCGGCTGGGTGATGTTCACGGCGCCGTGGTCGCGTCGCCATGAgctgggcggcgcggcggcggcctgTGCGGGCATGCAGGCCTCGCCACGGTCGCATTTAGATGATATGGTGCGAGCACTGCTTGAAGGGGATTTGCATCAG GTGATACATGAAATTCAACAGATATCTGACAATGGGTGGTTTGCAACACATCTCACGGATATTCTGTTCCACTGCGGTAAACTTAACATCATGGATAAGCAGCAAACCAA tGTAACCTCTCGCCTCCGTGAAAGCTTAATCCTAGAATATGGCTGTCTCCTAATGGAGCACAAGTCCCTCTGGTCAGTTGGTCTCTCCTACTTAGCCTCCTGTCCACCCGAGGGTCTGAGGAGAGCTGAGCTCATACTGGAGAGAATACCAGTAGAGACTGAGGCCAAAGCCATGAGGATCATTGCTGAGGCTAAGAAACATGGACTCATTGGTGTTG CGCAATCAGTATGCCGCTGCATGTCGGCGCGGCACCTGTCGGCGGGTCGGCTGGGCGGCGCGCTGTGCTgggcggtgcgcgcgcgcagtgcgggcgcggcggcgcgggccgCTCACGCCGCGCTGCGCCACTACACGCAGCACGCAACATTGCCTGCTGTAGACCTGTTGTTAACTGCGGGATCCGCCATGCTGCTGTCTGATGCGTTGCTGTTTTTAG GAAAATACTGTGATTTCCACAgactttataaaacaagagAATTCAAGAAAGCTGCACATTTACTAGTCTCTTTGATTACATCGAAAATTGCTCCAGAata cttctGGGAAACACTCCTCCTGGATACATTACCTCTCCTAGAGTCTGATGAAGCAGTATTCACATCTAACGACACATACGAGATCATGCTGTGCCTAGAACTTCGTTCCTCCAGTCTAGACAGTGAGAAGGCTGATCTTCTCCGCCTAGCCTTGGCCCGTAACCTGGCCAGAACAGCCCTGGCCGAAGGTGACGGGACTGAGGAACAAGCCCAATGA
- the LOC110382494 gene encoding oxidized purine nucleoside triphosphate hydrolase, whose translation MLVKKLFTLVFIRKEDQILLGFKKRGFGMNKWNGFGGKVEPNETILEAAARELKEECCLTVKPSDLKNIAHLEFTFEGEPTLMDVRVFSTSIFEGTPKETEEMRPKWFRHEDVPFDDMWLDDKLWFPYMLQGKKFFGHLHYEGFDKILNYKIEELDSMKAFYENRKTK comes from the coding sequence ATGCTGGTTAAAAAATTATTCACCCTTGTCTTCATACGTAAGGAAGACCAAATATTATTGGGTTTTAAAAAGCGGGGATTCGGCATGAACAAATGGAATGGTTTCGGCGGGAAAGTGGAACCAAACGAGACAATATTAGAGGCTGCAGCGAGAGAATTGAAAGAAGAATGCTGCCTGACTGTTAAACCTAGCGACTTGAAGAATATCGCGCATCTAGAGTTTACTTTTGAAGGAGAACCTACATTGATGGACGTCAGAGTATTCTCCACAAGCATATTTGAAGGAACGCCGAAGGAGACTGAAGAAATGAGGCCCAAATGGTTCAGACATGAGGATGTGCCTTTTGACGATATGTGGCTCGACGATAAACTATGGTTTCCATACATGCTACAAGGTAAAAAGTTCTTTGGCCATTTGCACTATGAAGGTTTTGATAAGATTTTGAACTATAAAATCGAGGAACTTGATTCTATGAAAGCTTTTTATGAGAAcagaaaaactaaataa